In Streptomyces camelliae, the sequence CTCGGCGACCAGGGCGCGGGCGATCAGCACGCGCTGGTGCTGGCCGCCGGAGAGGGCGTTCACCGAGTCCTTGGCCCGGTCGGCCATGCCGACCAGCTCCAGGGCCCGCCGTACGGCCTCCCGGTCGGCCCTGCGGAAGACGCCGAAGCGGGTGCGGGAGAGCCGGCCCGAGGAGACGATCTCGGTGACCGTCGCCGGGACCCCGCCCGCGGCCGTCGTGCGCTGCGGTACGTAGCCCACGCGCGCCCACTGGCGGAAGGCGCGGCGCGGGGTGCCGAACAGCTCGATCGTGCCGCCGCTCGTCGGCACCTGGCCGATGATCGTGCGGATCGCGGTCGACTTGCCGGAGCCGTTGGCGCCGAGCAGCGCGACGACCTCGCCGCGGCCGACGGTGAGGTCGATGCCGCGCAGCACGGGGCGCGCGCCGAGTTCGGCGGTGACCCGGCGCAGGGCTATGACGGGCTCACTGGTCATCTCGTCCCCTGTCATTTCGCGCCCAGCGCCTGCTGGAGGGCCTTGAGGTTGGCTTCCTGGACGGAGAAGTAGTCCTTGCCGCGGGACTTGGCGGTGATGCCCTCGATCGGGTCCAGTACGTCGGTCTTCAGGCCCGCGTCACCCGCGATGGTCTTGGCGGTCTTGTCGCTGACGAGCGTCTCGTAGAAGACGGTGCTGACGCCGTCGGCCTTGGCCATCGTCTCCAGGTCCCTGACCCGGGCGGCGCTGGGCTCCGACTCGGGGTCGAGGCCGTTGATGGCCTCCTCGGTCAGGCCGTAGCGCTCGGCGAGGTAGCCGAAGGCGGCGTGGGTGGTGATGAAGACCTTGGTCTTCGTGTTCGCCAGGCCGTCCTTGAACTGCCGGTCCAGGTCGTTCAGCCGCTTCACCAGGGCCGCGGTGTTCGTCTTGTAGTCGGCCGCGTGCTTGGGGTCC encodes:
- a CDS encoding metal ABC transporter ATP-binding protein, which produces MTSEPVIALRRVTAELGARPVLRGIDLTVGRGEVVALLGANGSGKSTAIRTIIGQVPTSGGTIELFGTPRRAFRQWARVGYVPQRTTAAGGVPATVTEIVSSGRLSRTRFGVFRRADREAVRRALELVGMADRAKDSVNALSGGQHQRVLIARALVAEPELLIMDEPMAGVDLASQEILARTLKDQVAAGTTVLLVLHELGPLEPLIDRAVVLRDGCVLHDGPPPQALGQHALPGHDHVHPHAPTGSESLRTGLLS